Proteins found in one Helicobacter kayseriensis genomic segment:
- a CDS encoding S8 family serine peptidase: MKTSFLLPALTLSSFLFALEDFELINVKGAWQQGITGKNISIGIIDTGFDIQHPLLRNQFIQVLPSLDLRHGTQVASVAVGGKMGNQPFGIAFNAKFFGLPYEGYEAYNYFQNKEIKVINNSWGYPIYPVLRLQEIDGTLIQNQNLDQPRLIMQTIQRLPYVKDLARLSREKKVLSVFSTGNSAMSSGSITATLPRYDESLRAWLAIGAIDSKYISKDKNGQLVLQSKALAEFSNGFKGISLFALSAPGVNVSVAKVGGEIGKSDGTSFSSPMVSGASALILEKFPFLNGAQIADILLSTANKDYISPQVVLKKTYLKKIPKYTIIYINHSGALPSINQARNDLLNAGYSFDEINQALLSPLEGTANLIQNLTKEEVFGQGILDIENALKGIALLDANRLNQEDIYTLPTGDQALLYSFDTQGYSATFSNNIDQRKWDSKYHHPNALNALPQANRDFNVGLVKQGQGTLELTGENHYRGATLIQEGTIALNKKSDLSGGILYGPVYIEKQGTLQGNGTIKKDIFNYGILSPGNHDFDTLSIDGGYTQNPQATLQIHFGTIDKDNIHSSDHSKLKAKHYTINGGSLLYTPLKNRFYAEGDLIPILLETNLETQIKHFSNISVQSNLSQSIHFILKDPSHILIQRKSDAYALKDIESNLDQILRDIVQNANLAQSYKNYFAHIDTAPYSQYAESLKGLDGNLYLKNTKEILSTQARFSLSNIALLLESSKEAQWNLTPAFSYVKDLQYSSYITSLLAQGKTKLSPKLTLSAFGHFSNLYTQDQPSTINSQMISGGASISYDFNHIELFGGITTGFIYNTFQHRILFLDNKKGNYHHLLLSAHLGVGKSYTFDSFFISPMVFLQDFYLYQKDWEESKSNQTFNKSYLQAHFNLLDAVMGLELGYQNRTLRFGIFGFYTRHLIGNHLKNQAYFQDFPQLALQQRYSFQPDLYKVGASFSYTFHQFITSLKINTDLAKNFWSANGELGLGMRF, translated from the coding sequence ATGAAAACCTCTTTTTTGCTTCCTGCACTCACCCTTTCTAGCTTTCTTTTTGCCCTTGAAGATTTTGAACTTATCAATGTCAAAGGTGCTTGGCAACAAGGAATAACTGGAAAAAATATTTCTATTGGGATTATTGATACTGGATTTGATATCCAGCATCCTCTTCTTCGCAACCAATTTATCCAAGTATTGCCATCTCTTGATCTAAGACATGGCACTCAAGTTGCAAGTGTCGCAGTAGGTGGAAAGATGGGGAATCAGCCCTTTGGAATAGCTTTCAATGCTAAATTTTTTGGCCTTCCCTATGAAGGATATGAAGCCTATAACTATTTTCAAAACAAAGAAATCAAAGTCATTAATAATAGTTGGGGATATCCAATCTATCCCGTTTTGAGACTTCAAGAAATTGATGGGACTCTGATTCAAAATCAAAATCTAGATCAACCTCGACTAATTATGCAAACCATTCAAAGACTTCCTTATGTCAAAGATCTTGCAAGACTATCGCGTGAGAAAAAAGTTTTAAGCGTATTTAGTACAGGCAATAGTGCAATGAGCTCAGGATCTATCACTGCGACCCTTCCGCGCTATGATGAAAGTCTTCGAGCGTGGCTAGCAATTGGAGCAATTGATTCTAAATACATTAGCAAAGATAAAAATGGGCAACTCGTTTTACAAAGCAAAGCTTTGGCGGAGTTTAGCAATGGATTTAAAGGAATCTCTCTCTTTGCACTTTCAGCTCCTGGTGTCAATGTCTCTGTTGCAAAAGTTGGAGGAGAAATCGGAAAGAGCGATGGAACATCATTTTCTTCCCCTATGGTGAGTGGAGCTTCTGCTCTTATTTTGGAAAAATTTCCCTTTCTTAATGGCGCTCAAATTGCAGATATTCTTCTAAGCACAGCAAACAAAGACTATATTTCCCCTCAAGTTGTTCTTAAAAAAACATATCTCAAAAAGATCCCCAAATATACAATTATCTACATCAATCACTCTGGAGCACTTCCATCTATAAATCAAGCAAGAAATGATTTGCTCAATGCTGGCTATTCTTTCGACGAGATCAATCAGGCCCTTCTAAGCCCTCTTGAGGGAACTGCAAATCTCATTCAAAATCTCACAAAAGAAGAGGTCTTTGGACAGGGGATTTTGGATATTGAAAATGCCCTAAAGGGTATTGCACTTTTAGATGCAAATCGATTAAATCAAGAAGATATTTATACGCTCCCCACAGGAGATCAGGCTCTTCTTTATAGTTTTGATACACAAGGATATAGTGCGACTTTTTCTAACAATATCGATCAAAGAAAATGGGACTCAAAATACCATCATCCAAACGCGCTCAACGCTCTTCCTCAAGCAAATAGAGATTTTAATGTAGGGTTAGTCAAACAAGGTCAAGGAACACTAGAGCTTACAGGAGAAAATCATTATCGGGGAGCAACACTAATACAAGAAGGGACAATTGCACTCAATAAAAAATCTGATTTAAGTGGAGGAATCTTATATGGTCCAGTTTATATTGAAAAACAAGGCACACTGCAAGGTAATGGGACGATCAAAAAAGATATCTTCAATTATGGAATCTTAAGTCCAGGCAATCACGACTTTGACACTCTGAGCATAGATGGAGGCTATACACAAAATCCACAAGCAACGCTCCAAATCCACTTTGGAACAATTGATAAAGACAATATACACTCATCAGATCACTCTAAACTCAAAGCAAAGCATTACACAATCAATGGGGGATCTCTACTCTATACTCCCCTTAAAAATCGCTTCTATGCAGAAGGTGACCTTATCCCGATCCTCTTGGAAACGAATCTAGAAACACAAATCAAACACTTTTCTAATATCTCTGTCCAATCCAATCTCTCTCAATCTATCCATTTCATTCTTAAAGACCCCTCACATATCCTTATTCAAAGAAAATCGGACGCTTATGCACTCAAAGATATTGAGAGCAACCTAGATCAAATCTTGCGTGATATTGTTCAAAATGCAAATCTAGCACAATCTTATAAGAATTATTTTGCCCATATTGATACTGCTCCCTATTCTCAATATGCAGAATCTCTAAAGGGCTTAGATGGAAACTTGTATCTTAAAAACACAAAAGAAATTTTAAGCACACAGGCTCGCTTTTCCCTTAGCAACATTGCCCTTCTTTTAGAATCTTCCAAAGAAGCTCAGTGGAATTTGACTCCAGCCTTTTCCTATGTCAAAGATTTGCAATACTCATCTTATATCACTTCTCTTCTTGCTCAAGGCAAAACAAAACTCTCTCCTAAACTCACGCTCTCTGCCTTTGGACATTTTTCAAATCTTTATACACAAGATCAACCCTCAACAATCAACTCACAAATGATTTCTGGAGGAGCAAGCATAAGTTATGATTTTAATCACATTGAACTCTTTGGAGGCATAACAACAGGCTTTATTTACAACACCTTTCAACATCGCATTCTTTTTTTAGATAACAAAAAAGGAAATTATCATCATCTCTTATTATCAGCTCATTTAGGAGTTGGAAAGAGCTATACATTTGATTCATTTTTTATCTCCCCTATGGTTTTTTTACAAGATTTTTATCTTTATCAAAAAGATTGGGAAGAATCAAAAAGCAATCAAACATTCAACAAATCCTATTTGCAAGCTCATTTCAATCTCTTAGATGCTGTGATGGGACTAGAACTTGGTTATCAAAATCGCACATTGAGGTTTGGAATCTTTGGATTTTATACGCGACATCTCATAGGAAATCACCTCAAAAACCAAGCTTATTTTCAAGACTTTCCTCAACTTGCATTACAACAACGCTATAGTTTTCAGCCTGATTTATATAAAGTGGGAGCAAGTTTTTCATATACTTTTCATCAATTCATCACCTCTTTGAAAATCAATACGGATTTAGCAAAAAACTTTTGGAGTGCCAATGGAGAGTTGGGACTAGGAATGAGATTTTGA
- a CDS encoding bifunctional riboflavin kinase/FAD synthetase produces MKSISSISPSEITSLCIGKFDGVHIAHQMLLKQNDRNGGVLKIVMDVPPFLTPCQEDYISCPIFRIDLKEIKEMGASDFSLFLKQRFPKLAKIIVGYDFRFGKNRSYGIDDLRAFFEVCVVDEVKVGGVSVHKQKIISHLLAGEILEANAMLGRRYEIKGHIIRGQGIGSKECVPTLNLEVRDYALPKSGVYATLSEVDGVVYKSVSFLGHRLSSDGQYAIETHLLDACIVPKVQEVRISFVDFIRENKRFEALELLKEQIQRDIEQSRLLLSRF; encoded by the coding sequence ATGAAGAGTATTTCATCTATCTCTCCAAGTGAGATAACAAGTCTTTGTATAGGGAAATTTGATGGAGTGCATATTGCCCATCAAATGCTTTTAAAGCAAAATGACAGAAATGGGGGAGTTTTGAAGATTGTGATGGATGTTCCGCCATTTTTGACTCCTTGCCAAGAAGACTATATTTCTTGTCCTATTTTTCGGATAGATCTTAAAGAGATCAAAGAGATGGGGGCAAGTGATTTTTCTCTTTTTTTAAAACAGAGATTCCCAAAGCTTGCAAAGATTATTGTGGGATATGATTTTCGGTTTGGGAAAAATCGTTCTTATGGAATTGATGATTTGAGAGCATTTTTTGAAGTCTGTGTTGTGGATGAAGTGAAAGTAGGAGGTGTTTCTGTGCATAAGCAAAAGATCATCTCGCATCTTTTAGCTGGAGAGATATTAGAAGCAAATGCTATGCTTGGCAGGCGATATGAAATCAAGGGCCATATTATTAGAGGGCAGGGAATTGGGAGTAAAGAATGTGTGCCCACTCTTAATCTTGAAGTGCGAGATTATGCCCTGCCCAAAAGTGGAGTTTATGCGACTTTGAGTGAGGTGGATGGCGTTGTTTATAAGAGTGTAAGCTTTTTGGGTCATCGTTTGAGTAGCGATGGTCAATATGCGATTGAAACACATTTGCTGGATGCTTGCATTGTGCCTAAAGTGCAAGAAGTCAGAATCTCTTTTGTTGATTTTATAAGAGAGAATAAACGCTTTGAGGCACTTGAGTTGCTTAAAGAGCAAATTCAGCGAGATATTGAACAATCTCGCTTGCTTTTATCAAGATTCTAA
- the tlyA gene encoding 23S rRNA (cytidine-2'-O)-methyltransferase TlyA, which translates to MRLDRYLYEKKIAQSRQKAQELIASGRVWIEGKQILKSSFDVGMEACIELRDGRQWVARSGDKLWGFLQSQQINVEGKCALDIGSSTGGFSEVLLNLGIASVVCVDVGSHQLHPTIRANPRVTIFENQDIRDFVHQPFDLVVCDVSFISLDLILHKVYELTHKECILLFKPQYEVGKMAKRNKRGVIVDQEHIKTRLDEFLNFAHKIGFAIECVQKSVLKGKNGNEEYFIYLSK; encoded by the coding sequence GTGAGGCTTGATCGTTATTTGTATGAAAAGAAGATAGCCCAAAGTCGACAGAAAGCTCAAGAGCTTATTGCAAGTGGTCGAGTTTGGATTGAGGGCAAGCAGATTTTGAAAAGTTCGTTTGATGTTGGTATGGAAGCCTGCATTGAGCTTAGGGATGGTAGGCAATGGGTTGCAAGATCTGGAGACAAACTTTGGGGATTTTTGCAATCACAGCAGATTAATGTAGAAGGAAAATGTGCTTTAGATATTGGATCAAGTACTGGAGGATTTAGTGAGGTTTTGTTGAATCTGGGGATTGCTTCTGTTGTATGTGTAGATGTGGGAAGCCATCAATTGCACCCAACAATTAGAGCAAACCCTAGAGTAACAATCTTTGAAAATCAAGATATTCGTGATTTTGTTCATCAGCCTTTTGACCTTGTTGTGTGTGATGTGAGCTTTATCTCTCTTGATTTGATTTTGCATAAAGTCTATGAGCTGACACATAAAGAGTGCATTTTGTTATTCAAACCCCAGTATGAAGTTGGGAAGATGGCCAAGAGAAACAAAAGAGGTGTGATTGTGGATCAAGAGCATATCAAAACAAGATTAGATGAGTTTTTAAACTTTGCTCATAAGATCGGATTTGCGATTGAGTGTGTTCAAAAAAGTGTTCTTAAAGGAAAAAATGGAAATGAAGAGTATTTCATCTATCTCTCCAAGTGA
- the traF gene encoding conjugal transfer protein TraF, with the protein MLKRFVLFQGVCLSLWGMGFTAMGNVSTSLGGAGVALRNSAWGLYYNPALLASDPRSKFSFSAGLWLSKSDINALLEIPLDASPQEISEIFASLKNPRIGLQTQMGVVAQIGGFYRKQTTASPDEYGRLISKTIEKQMSAFAIGAFASSKTDIGLSDSGGKQYDAHSFGIALMEIPIGYAYKLETSFGDFNFGLALKYMRAVFDGSSYQGDVHGGIAIQIPNFLNMSPAQNFGIDLGFLYSIADVHIGLSAKNINLPTFKTAHRSLRLDPSLRMGVSYEFLKHYVVTFDADLLPQSFSNSILKSHQIAFGIMGDYSFVDFRVGVGIDALNFGDSKVALGFNLYGILDIVGEMGFNFAKTGGSEMALPTNFGIKIGSTFSF; encoded by the coding sequence GTGCTTAAGCGGTTTGTTTTATTTCAAGGGGTTTGTTTGTCTTTGTGGGGGATGGGATTTACTGCGATGGGAAATGTTTCTACCTCTCTTGGGGGTGCGGGAGTTGCCCTAAGAAATTCAGCATGGGGGCTTTATTATAATCCTGCTTTGCTTGCAAGTGATCCTAGGAGTAAATTTTCTTTTAGTGCGGGGCTTTGGCTTTCCAAAAGCGATATCAATGCTTTGCTTGAAATTCCTCTTGATGCAAGCCCCCAAGAAATTTCAGAAATCTTTGCCTCACTTAAAAATCCGCGCATTGGTTTGCAAACTCAAATGGGAGTTGTTGCTCAAATTGGAGGGTTTTATCGCAAACAAACCACTGCATCCCCTGATGAATATGGCCGATTGATTAGCAAAACGATTGAAAAGCAGATGAGTGCTTTTGCAATAGGAGCTTTTGCATCATCTAAGACAGATATTGGCTTAAGCGATTCTGGAGGGAAGCAATATGATGCCCATAGTTTTGGGATTGCGCTTATGGAGATACCTATAGGCTATGCTTATAAGCTTGAAACTTCATTTGGGGATTTTAATTTTGGACTTGCTTTGAAATATATGCGTGCTGTGTTTGATGGTTCTTCGTATCAGGGGGATGTGCATGGAGGTATTGCAATTCAAATTCCTAATTTTTTAAATATGAGTCCTGCACAAAATTTTGGAATCGATTTGGGATTTTTGTATTCGATTGCTGATGTGCATATTGGATTGAGTGCTAAAAATATCAATCTCCCCACCTTCAAAACAGCTCATCGATCTTTGAGATTGGATCCTTCTTTGAGAATGGGGGTTTCTTATGAGTTTTTAAAGCACTATGTCGTCACTTTTGATGCAGATTTGTTGCCTCAATCATTCTCAAACTCTATCCTTAAAAGTCATCAGATTGCCTTTGGAATTATGGGAGATTATAGTTTTGTAGATTTCCGTGTTGGAGTGGGAATTGATGCATTGAATTTTGGAGATTCAAAAGTTGCATTAGGTTTTAATCTCTATGGAATCTTGGATATTGTGGGGGAAATGGGATTTAATTTTGCAAAAACAGGTGGATCTGAAATGGCATTGCCAACCAATTTTGGGATCAAAATTGGAAGCACATTTTCATTTTAA
- a CDS encoding aspartate carbamoyltransferase catalytic subunit: MRHLIHINDLSNTEILHILQKAKQYKKGQISKTLQDKKVITTFFENSTRTLSSFEMAIKNLGGEVIRLDISRSSTSKGETLRDTAANLNAMNPHAIVIRHSKAGAGYFLTPKVSCPIINGGDGAHSHPTQALLDLMTLLEHFGSLEGKKIAIVGDIKNSRVANSNISLLPRFGAEILLVAPPHFLPSSPLPYTHHLCEAIQTCDALISLRTQTERHSLQTYGSLQDYAQDFCITKNQIKDRDLIILHPGPVHRNIDISDEVLDDPRSKVLEQVQNGVFVRMAVMDFFIHQGCPID, encoded by the coding sequence ATGCGTCATCTTATCCATATCAACGATTTAAGCAATACTGAAATCCTACATATTCTCCAAAAAGCCAAACAATACAAAAAGGGGCAAATCAGCAAAACACTGCAAGACAAAAAAGTAATCACAACTTTTTTTGAGAACTCTACGCGCACACTTAGTAGCTTCGAGATGGCTATAAAAAACTTGGGTGGAGAAGTTATTAGACTTGATATCTCTAGAAGCTCCACTTCCAAAGGAGAAACACTGCGAGATACAGCGGCTAATCTCAATGCTATGAATCCTCACGCGATTGTAATCCGCCACAGCAAAGCAGGAGCTGGGTATTTTCTTACTCCCAAAGTTTCCTGTCCGATTATCAATGGAGGAGATGGTGCACATTCTCACCCCACTCAAGCACTCTTAGATCTTATGACACTTTTAGAACACTTTGGATCGCTTGAGGGAAAAAAGATCGCCATTGTTGGAGATATCAAAAACTCACGCGTTGCTAATAGTAACATTTCTCTTCTTCCACGCTTTGGGGCAGAAATCCTTCTTGTCGCTCCTCCACATTTTTTGCCCTCAAGTCCCCTTCCCTATACACATCATCTTTGTGAAGCGATTCAAACATGTGATGCCCTCATTAGCCTTAGAACTCAAACAGAACGGCACTCTCTTCAAACCTATGGAAGTTTGCAAGATTACGCACAAGACTTTTGCATCACAAAAAATCAAATTAAAGACAGAGATTTGATCATTCTTCATCCTGGACCAGTTCATCGCAATATCGATATTTCTGATGAAGTTCTTGATGATCCAAGAAGCAAGGTTTTAGAGCAAGTCCAAAATGGGGTATTTGTGCGGATGGCGGTTATGGATTTCTTCATCCATCAAGGTTGCCCTATAGATTAA
- a CDS encoding ABC-F family ATP-binding cassette domain-containing protein has protein sequence MLQTINLTMRYATKKLFENVNLKLDSGKRYGLIGANGAGKSTLLKILSGEYEASSGEVVINPNAKLGVLGQNQYAFEDLSLKDAVLIGNKRLYDAVKEKEKLYMEADLSDEKVNERLGELEMICAEEDPMYEYDVVIEKILQDLGFPISQQDELMSTLTGGDKFKILLAQVLFPKPDILFLDEPTNNLDLHSIAWLEENLKRHEGTMVVISHDRHFLNEVCTHILDVDFGTVREFSGNYDDWYIASTLIAKQQEAERNKKLKEKEELENFIARFSANASKAKQATSRQKQLEKLDIQALAVSSRRDPSIVFKPKRTIGNEALECEGISHAYGDKKVLCDVSLKILPGDKIALIGANGVGKSTLCKILVEELKPMSGNVKWGATTQRGYFPQNVSEEIKGEETLYEWLRSFDKKADSNEIRTNLGRMLFSGEEQEKSVNALSGGEKHRMVLSKLMLEGGNFLVLDEPTNHLDLESIIALGEALYKFNGNVICVSHDRELIDAYANRIIELKFGENGAEVIDFRGSYEEYLENQQKKK, from the coding sequence ATGTTACAAACGATCAATTTGACGATGCGATATGCGACAAAAAAACTTTTTGAAAATGTGAATCTTAAACTTGATAGCGGGAAGCGTTATGGGTTGATTGGGGCAAATGGTGCAGGGAAATCAACTCTTCTTAAGATTTTGAGTGGAGAGTATGAAGCAAGCAGTGGTGAAGTGGTCATCAATCCCAATGCGAAGCTAGGTGTTTTGGGACAGAATCAATATGCTTTTGAGGATTTGAGTCTTAAAGATGCTGTTTTGATTGGGAATAAGCGTCTTTATGATGCAGTAAAAGAAAAAGAAAAGCTTTATATGGAGGCTGATTTAAGCGATGAGAAAGTCAATGAACGCTTAGGTGAGCTTGAGATGATCTGTGCTGAAGAGGATCCGATGTATGAATATGATGTCGTGATTGAAAAGATTTTGCAAGATTTAGGTTTCCCAATAAGCCAACAAGATGAGCTGATGAGCACTCTTACTGGGGGAGATAAATTTAAGATCTTGCTTGCCCAAGTCCTTTTCCCAAAGCCAGATATCCTTTTTTTAGATGAGCCTACCAACAACCTTGATTTGCACTCGATTGCATGGCTTGAAGAGAATCTCAAACGCCACGAGGGCACGATGGTAGTCATTTCTCACGATCGACACTTTCTCAATGAAGTATGCACGCATATTTTAGATGTGGATTTTGGGACTGTAAGGGAGTTTAGTGGGAATTATGATGATTGGTATATTGCTTCTACGCTTATTGCCAAGCAACAAGAAGCAGAGCGCAATAAAAAGCTCAAAGAAAAAGAAGAGTTGGAAAACTTTATCGCACGATTTAGTGCCAATGCAAGTAAGGCCAAACAAGCAACATCGCGTCAAAAACAACTTGAAAAGCTTGATATTCAAGCTTTGGCGGTTAGCTCAAGGCGTGATCCAAGTATTGTCTTTAAACCCAAAAGAACGATTGGAAATGAGGCTTTGGAATGTGAGGGAATCTCTCATGCATATGGTGATAAAAAGGTTTTGTGCGATGTGAGTCTGAAAATCTTGCCTGGGGATAAAATCGCCTTGATTGGTGCCAATGGGGTAGGAAAAAGCACACTTTGCAAGATTCTTGTAGAAGAGCTTAAGCCTATGAGTGGAAATGTGAAGTGGGGGGCAACAACCCAAAGGGGTTATTTTCCTCAAAATGTGAGTGAGGAAATCAAGGGCGAAGAAACGCTTTATGAATGGTTAAGAAGCTTTGATAAAAAAGCAGATAGCAATGAAATACGCACTAATTTGGGGCGTATGCTTTTTAGTGGGGAAGAGCAAGAAAAGAGTGTGAATGCTTTGAGCGGGGGCGAAAAACATCGTATGGTATTAAGCAAGCTTATGTTAGAGGGTGGAAATTTTTTGGTGCTTGATGAGCCGACAAATCATCTTGATCTAGAAAGTATTATTGCCTTAGGAGAGGCACTTTATAAATTCAATGGAAATGTGATCTGTGTCAGCCATGACCGAGAGTTGATTGATGCATATGCTAATAGAATCATTGAACTCAAATTTGGAGAAAATGGTGCGGAAGTGATTGACTTTCGTGGGAGTTATGAAGAGTATTTAGAAAATCAGCAGAAGAAAAAATAG
- a CDS encoding aminotransferase class V-fold PLP-dependent enzyme, translated as MKKLNLFAPLLDKEKDPILQCRESIILSKKARYFDFTASGLAMSLVQKRLQKFLPFYANTHSNSAAHSILTTEVYDEAKCKIRECLGLGDDFALINVGSGSTGAIKMFQEIMGIYIPPKTKQILAPYLDHLALPSVFVGSYEHHSNEISYREGLCHLTRIPLNAEGLIDLEILKDKLERTSNQVIGSFNISSNVTGIISPYEEISQILRQKKGAIVAFDMAASSPYMNIPSTLFDACFLSPHKLLGGVGGSGLLGIKKNLIDTSLAPTFSGGGTIRNSSKLKHEFLDDIEQRQESGTPAILQLLTSALAYQLRNEVGLDLIHTRERVLTKTLISELQNIPASIVYGNLEADRLGVVSFNIGGISPYDLALELSYQYGIQTRAGCSCAGPYGCDLFGYDDELKQKPLWLRASVHWSHSLEDLEYFIESLKKAIKKLRA; from the coding sequence TTGAAAAAACTAAATTTATTTGCACCCCTTTTGGATAAAGAGAAGGATCCAATCCTTCAATGTCGAGAATCTATAATTCTTTCTAAAAAAGCACGCTATTTTGATTTTACGGCCTCAGGACTTGCGATGTCTTTAGTTCAAAAGCGTTTGCAAAAATTCCTACCTTTTTATGCCAATACGCATTCTAATAGTGCAGCTCATTCGATCTTGACAACAGAAGTTTATGATGAAGCAAAATGCAAGATTAGAGAGTGCTTAGGATTGGGAGATGATTTTGCATTGATTAATGTGGGAAGTGGATCGACTGGAGCAATTAAGATGTTTCAAGAAATAATGGGGATTTATATTCCTCCAAAAACAAAGCAGATTCTAGCTCCCTATCTTGATCATCTTGCGTTGCCATCTGTGTTTGTGGGATCTTATGAGCATCACTCCAATGAGATTAGCTATCGCGAAGGCTTGTGTCATCTGACAAGAATCCCGCTCAATGCTGAGGGTTTGATTGACCTTGAGATTTTAAAAGACAAGCTAGAACGAACCTCCAATCAAGTGATTGGCTCTTTTAATATCTCCTCAAATGTCACAGGGATCATCTCTCCATATGAGGAAATCTCTCAAATATTGAGGCAAAAAAAAGGAGCGATTGTCGCTTTTGATATGGCAGCTAGCTCTCCTTATATGAATATCCCAAGCACTCTTTTTGATGCCTGCTTTCTCTCACCTCATAAGCTTTTGGGAGGTGTTGGTGGAAGTGGGTTGCTTGGGATTAAGAAAAATCTTATTGATACAAGTTTGGCACCTACATTCTCTGGTGGGGGAACGATTAGAAACTCTAGTAAGCTCAAACATGAGTTTTTGGACGATATTGAGCAAAGACAAGAATCAGGAACTCCTGCAATCTTACAACTTCTCACATCTGCTCTTGCTTATCAGCTTCGTAATGAGGTGGGATTGGATTTGATTCACACTAGAGAAAGAGTGCTGACTAAAACACTTATTTCTGAGCTTCAAAATATCCCTGCATCAATTGTTTATGGGAATCTTGAGGCAGATCGTTTGGGTGTGGTTTCATTTAATATTGGAGGAATCTCTCCTTATGATTTGGCCTTGGAGCTAAGCTATCAGTATGGGATACAAACTCGAGCGGGATGCTCGTGTGCTGGCCCTTATGGATGTGATCTTTTTGGATATGATGATGAGCTCAAACAAAAGCCCTTATGGCTCAGAGCAAGCGTGCATTGGAGTCATAGCCTTGAAGATCTTGAATATTTCATCGAATCTTTAAAGAAAGCGATCAAAAAACTTCGTGCTTAA
- a CDS encoding pyridoxal phosphate-dependent aminotransferase: MQYSQRALALSPSNTLAISALAQSLAKSGKEIINFSTGEPDFDTPTPIKNKAIEAIENGFSKYTAVSGIAELREAVAQKLLRENQLSYSPKEIIISNGAKHSLFNAMCAILNPHDEVIIPAPYWVSYPEIAKFCQATPVFIPTTQDQNFKITPQQLKASITPRTKLLILNSPSNPTGSLYTQEEFQALGKVLEGSDIWVISDEIYEKLTYSNHFISLASLSSDLLERTITINGLSKSTAMTGWRMGYLACKDSTLLSCIDNLQGNSTSNINSFTQIASIVALSLEEEIQAMKEEFLKRRDLAYKLCSSIPSLSLNCPDGAFYLFININHASRFQGDSMKFSQALLEEQGVALVPGIAFGAEGYVRMSFATSIENLQKGIEKIKDFLES, encoded by the coding sequence ATGCAATACTCCCAAAGAGCCCTTGCTCTATCTCCATCTAATACATTAGCTATTAGTGCTTTAGCCCAAAGTCTTGCCAAAAGTGGGAAGGAGATTATTAATTTCTCCACAGGAGAGCCTGATTTTGACACCCCCACTCCTATCAAAAACAAAGCCATTGAGGCGATTGAAAATGGCTTTAGCAAATACACTGCAGTCAGTGGAATTGCAGAGCTCAGAGAAGCTGTAGCTCAAAAACTTCTAAGAGAGAATCAACTCTCATATTCTCCCAAAGAGATCATCATCAGCAATGGAGCCAAACACTCTTTGTTTAATGCAATGTGTGCAATTCTCAATCCCCATGATGAGGTCATTATCCCCGCACCTTATTGGGTGAGCTATCCTGAGATTGCCAAGTTTTGTCAAGCCACTCCCGTTTTTATTCCTACCACTCAAGATCAAAATTTCAAAATCACTCCTCAACAACTCAAAGCTTCAATCACCCCTCGCACTAAGCTTTTGATCCTCAACTCCCCTAGCAATCCCACAGGATCGCTCTATACACAAGAAGAATTTCAAGCCTTAGGAAAAGTTCTTGAAGGGAGTGATATTTGGGTCATTAGCGATGAAATTTATGAAAAACTAACTTATAGCAATCATTTCATCTCTCTTGCCTCGCTTTCTAGCGATCTTTTAGAACGCACAATCACCATCAATGGACTTAGCAAATCTACGGCAATGACTGGATGGAGAATGGGCTATTTGGCGTGCAAAGATTCTACATTGCTTTCTTGTATTGACAATCTTCAAGGCAATAGCACAAGCAATATCAACTCCTTTACTCAGATTGCCTCCATTGTCGCTCTTTCTTTAGAAGAAGAAATTCAAGCGATGAAAGAAGAATTCCTCAAAAGACGTGATCTTGCCTACAAACTTTGCTCCTCTATTCCATCCTTATCTCTTAATTGTCCAGATGGGGCTTTTTATCTCTTTATCAACATTAACCACGCATCAAGATTCCAAGGGGATAGTATGAAGTTCTCTCAAGCTCTGCTTGAAGAACAAGGCGTTGCTCTTGTGCCTGGGATTGCATTTGGAGCAGAAGGATATGTGCGGATGAGCTTTGCCACCTCTATAGAAAACTTACAAAAAGGAATTGAAAAAATAAAAGACTTTTTAGAATCTTGA